A region of Camelina sativa cultivar DH55 unplaced genomic scaffold, Cs unpScaffold00687, whole genome shotgun sequence DNA encodes the following proteins:
- the LOC109131601 gene encoding uncharacterized protein LOC109131601, with translation MLVYVDDLIISGDDHEGIKDIKAHLNSVFDIKDLGELKYFLGIEVCRSPEGLFLSQRKYTLDLLCETGKLGAKPVDTPLPNGYQVEQKGERNDPPYEDPSRYRRLVGKLIYLTLTRPDICYAVNQVSQYMKAPTTYHWNILERILHYLKKSPGQGIWMGKNDNTDLVGYCDADWAGDRTDRRSTTGYCTFIGGNLVTWKTKKQKVVSMSSAESEYRAMRKLTTELTWLKALLEELGIKPSTPIPMHCDNEAAIHIATNSVFHERTKHIELDCHKVREKIEEGVTLPYYTPSVDQLADIVTKATCHKVCDHIHNKLGLVDLTHP, from the coding sequence ATGCTCGTTTATGTAGATGATCTTATCATCTCTGGAGACGACCATGAAGGTATAAAGGATATCAAAGCTCATTTAAACtctgtgtttgatataaaagaCCTCGGTGAGCTTAAGTACTTTCTTGGGATTGAAGTGTGTCGTTCTCCGGAAGGCTTATTTCTTTCCCAACGAAAGTACACCCTTGATTTACTTTGTGAAACAGGAAAGTTAGGAGCTAAACCGGTTGACACTCCGCTCCCTAATGGCTACCAAGTTGAACAAAAGGGGGAGAGGAATGATCCTCCATACGAAGATCCCTCTCGCTATCGTCGTCTTGTGGGTAAGCTTATCTATTTAACACTTACTCGACCTGACATTTgctatgctgtgaatcaggttAGCCAGTACATGAAAGCTCCAACAACATACCACTGGAACATCTTGGAAAGAATACTTCACTATCTCAAGAAGAGTCCAGGccaaggcatatggatgggCAAGAATGACAACACCGACCTTGTGGGATATTGTGACGCAGATTGGGCTGGTGATAGGACTGATAGACGGTCTACAACGGGCTACTGCACCTTCATAGGAGGCAACCTAGTTACGTGGAAGACCAAGAAGCAAAAGGTAGTGTCGATGTCCAGCGCCGAGTCCGAATATAGAGCGATGCGGAAGCTAACTACCGAGCTCACTTGGCTCAAGGCGTTATTAGAAGAACTAGGCATCAAGCCATCAACACCAATCCCTATGCACTGTGACAATGAAGCCGCCATTCACATAGCCACAAACTCGGTGTTCCATGAAAGAACTAAGCACATTGAGTTGGACTGCCACAAGGTTCgcgagaagattgaagaaggagtTACACTCCCATATTACACACCAAGTGTAGACCAACTCGCTGATATCGTCACCAAGGCCACCTGTCATAAAGTTTGTGATCACATTCACAACAAGCTTGGACTGGTGGACTTGACACACCCTTGA